The Juglans microcarpa x Juglans regia isolate MS1-56 chromosome 2D, Jm3101_v1.0, whole genome shotgun sequence DNA window CAACCAcctctctctatttctcaaaGACATGTCTTAAATGTACACTTTCCACCCTATACCCCTGATAACaagaatttttgaaataatagCCTGGAAAGCATCAAGAAAGTTTGCTTTTGCAAGGCATCTTTAAGTGGCCTTTCAGACCATCTATTTGAATTTAACCATAAAAGTATTTGGATGGACAATGAATGCACAAAAACTACCACTCTGCTTTTTACTTCTCCATTTTTCCATTGCCACAACCAACCAATCCCATTTCCATGATATAGTTGGCCAATGTTGTCTAAAGGGAGCAAGAAAGGAAATACATCCCAAATTGTTTGTGAGGTTGAAACATAGAAACCATAGGTAAATTAGCATGCTAACAATTCATAGTTTTGAAGCATTTCAAATTATAAACTGTTATGCTCTATTCCAAACCTAAGTTAGCACTCTACCCTAAAATAAGCTTCCCACAATCCCAATTCCCAGGCAACAATTTGCATCAAGCTTTATACAGCTTCACTGTCATTTAAAGGACACATACTCTAGACAATGGAATaggtagtcttttttttttattatttatatcgaTAGGAATAGGTAGTCTTATCTAgcataaaatctaaaagaaataaagggaAGAAGGGTTTTGGAATTTCTAATCAGAACCCTATGTTTTCTTTGTCCTTGATGAAAAATGGAAACCCTATCACCTCACTTACagggaaggaaagaaaaatgaactcATATAGACATGGCATAACCTTATTCACAACCGCTAAAGCTTGTTGTCTGAATCCTCTTTCCTTTTACCTTTTCAACTTAGTTCAGGCAAAAATTTCTATTGAACTAGCAACTGCCATTGTAAATCTTTGAAGATTGGAGCCATCATTGATCTTCAGTGACTTCCAAAACCTTTTAGATGAATTAGTGCTGTCTTGCTCTCTCTTGCTACTAAATCTAGCTTGATGTGCATTCATTCACTCCATTTTCTATCTTTTGATGTATAGCCACTTCACACTCTCAATGTCCCCTGTTAAGTTAATCTGTGAGAGCCGAAACTGTGGTTGATGTGGTATCATAATCAAGGAGTTAAAGAAGTTGAATAAGGATCAATTCTCTGACCTGTCGAATAGGGTACTACAGGCTAAAGAGAAGATAGAAAATCCCCAGAAACTTGTCCAGCAAAACCCATTAGATGGAAACCGGTGTAAAGAATAGGCGAGTGCAGTCAAAGAGTATGGTGATCTTAGTAGAGCCAAAGAGAGCTTGTTCAAGGAAAAGTCACTGGTGCAACCGCTAAACTTGGGGAACTATAACACTAAATTATTCTTCAGGGCTATGAAGAATCACAACAACTGGAGGGATTTAGATGTTCCATTGACACAGAGGGGAAGCCAACCTAGGGAGATGACACAGACCTATCAACACAGTAGTAGGACTGAAACAAACCAGCAACATACAACCTATCAACACAGTAGTAGGACTGAAACAAACCAGCAACATACGATATGGGAGGTTTCATAccattttgtaatttctttctATCGAAAAATCATACAAATGGTTGATTCCTGCGTGATACACTTGATCGAAACAGTTTTATATCATGTTTCCCCAATGATACCAATGGTAGCCAACAATAAGAAAACATCTCAAGAGGCACTCCTCCAACATAACAACCCAAGTCTAATTCAAGTTATTCAACCTGCAAAACCCCCTATTATATTTGTGGGTGATGCTCGGGTGATGCTCAGTTAAAAGCAATACTTCTTGTGTAAACCCCACACAaccaaatgatataaaataaacatgAGACCGTGACAGTCACAACAATGAGGAAGCTGAAACAATCCCAATGGCCAGGTAGTCATTTATAAAAGAGATATCCTGTTAAGATGAAAATCAGCATTTTCAGTTTCTCCTGTTATTATGGCTAGGCATACATCAACCGCTCTTCAACTCTTTCAAACTCacgatgagataaattgatgtattcttattttgtttcaGATCACTAATCCCGTATCCATtcattaataagaaaataaatatttctctaaaaacTTTTATAAGATCCAAATACTAATTAACAAGTGTGAAACattctttaatatataaaagaataccAGGGTCGAGTAGTGTTTGTAAATTAATACTTATAAAGCGAAAGAATAATGGGGAAAACGATCAGTACCTCAACCATGAGGACACCAGGCATAATAGGCCTCTCGGGGAAGTGCCCGGGAAAGAAGTTATCATTTATAGTCACATTCTTGATAGCAACCGCAGAAACCCCAGGATTGTACTCAATCACCCTATCCACTAACAGAAATGGAAACCTACAACACCGGGCAAAAGAAGCATCAGAACAtagagaataataataaacaacaaCGCGAAGCATAAAGCAcgagaaaaagcaaaaaattgaCAAAGACCCACCGGTGGGGCAGAATTTCCCGTATCTGATTAATATCCATGACTGTAGGAAATGCTGGGTATCCTGCAAAAAGGATCAGAAataaatgctaaaaaaaaaaacataatttgcTTTGCGATGGCAAAGAACTTAAAACAGAAATGTTAAAGAATACATACTATTTTCAATGGGTATGTCTTGGCTGGTGTTGTCCCCTCCATTGAGAGAACAGCATGTGACGGAATTGGACCGGTGGTAGGATTGAAGCGAGAGAGAACGAGGtacagagaaagaaagagagagccCGGTCGGAGAGAACCTTCTGGGTTTGTTCAGAGAGTGAGAAAGAGTGG harbors:
- the LOC121248503 gene encoding 3-hydroxyacyl-[acyl-carrier-protein] dehydratase FabZ codes for the protein MAAASSSLLSPTLSHSLNKPRRFSPTGLSLSFSVPRSLSLQSYHRSNSVTCCSLNGGDNTSQDIPIENRYPAFPTVMDINQIREILPHRFPFLLVDRVIEYNPGVSAVAIKNVTINDNFFPGHFPERPIMPGVLMVEAMAQVGGLVMLQPEVGGSRENFFFAGIDKVRFRKPVIAGDTLVMRMTLVKLQKRFGIAKMEGKAYVGGEVVCEGEFLMATGSG